The DNA segment CAAAATTAGTGTTTAGTGTTGCTCTTAAATGCAATGCTTCAAACATTATAATAGCACATAATCATCCTTCAGGAAACCTTCAGCCAAGTGAAGCAGATAAGAATTTAACACAAAAACTAAAACAAGCAGGGCAGTATCTAGATATCGTGCTGTTAGACCACTTAATAGTAACTAAAGATGACTTTTATAGTTTTAGTGATAATGGATTGATAAAATAGTCCTCTTTTTTCCATTTCTATATATAGTGAATTGGAAAAAGTGGGACTTTTTGTCTTTTGTATGTGTATGAATGAGTGTGAGAGTAGGCTTTTTAAGCAAAAATTTACAGTTTGTAAGCCCTATAGATTAATATTAATAGCTAAATCTTACTTTTTATCTTCAAGGTTTACAATATCACATAAAGTGATACCTAAATTATCAGCAATCCTTTTTAAAGTGTATAAAGTAGGGTTGGTTCCACCAGCTTCTAAACGACTAAAGTTAGATTTTTCAATATTACATTTAGCAGCAAGGTCTTGTTGAGCAATACCTTGCTCTTCTCTTAACATTTTAACTCGCTTTCCAATTGCTATTTGAAGTTGGTCTTTATCGTCCATTTTAAAACATACATTATCTAGTTGTCAAAAATGATAATTAAGTAAGCTGTTATGGTTATCATAAATGATAAAAAAAGTATGTTTGTTAAATCTATTATCTATAAGTGTTTATGGCAATTTCAAAGTTTATAAATAAAATATAATGAAAGTAAAAATTTCAAAATTTCAAAATACAGGAATAACAGAAGCTGATTTTCATTTCAGTTTAGAACATAAATTGAGTAGTATTAAAGAGCAGATAAATTTAGAGTCAGATAGTTTTTGTTCTTATGAACTAGATAGAGGTAAGAGTTCTAAAGATAAGCTAGTTTTTAGAAATGTAAATCACTTGAAGATGTTGCACAAATATCTTGTATCTAGTTATTTCTATGTCGCCTTGATTGCATTTCCAGTTTTAGTAGTTTTACATGAGAGTTCCAAGGGTGTAGATAGTGATGGTAATCTAACAAGTAATTTTATATACATATTAATCAGTTTAGCATTCCTTTTCGGAACATTTAAAGGGCTCAAAGTTCCGTATAGGATAGTTATTGACAACTTAACCATTTCTGAACAGAACCTTTTTACAAGAAAAGTAGATGTTTTGTTTCCCAAAAGAATACTAACTACAAATGTTAATGAAATAGACTTCGTTATTATTTCATCAGAAGAACAATCATTATTTATAATGGAGAATGAACAGTTTGAAGTTATTGAATTCCTAAAAAACTATCTCAAAAAATTTCGTTTTGAAAGTCACTTATAAATAAAGGTATAGAAGAGAATGGATGAAATTAGTAAAGATGAAAACCAAGAAAGCATTTCA comes from the Flavobacterium arcticum genome and includes:
- a CDS encoding JAB domain-containing protein produces the protein MKISEISVSYSNNNGDRLKISNSKQSYNIIRACWSDSTIELQEEFKVLMMNRSNQILGVYPLSKGGVSATVVDAKLVFSVALKCNASNIIIAHNHPSGNLQPSEADKNLTQKLKQAGQYLDIVLLDHLIVTKDDFYSFSDNGLIK
- a CDS encoding helix-turn-helix domain-containing protein gives rise to the protein MDDKDQLQIAIGKRVKMLREEQGIAQQDLAAKCNIEKSNFSRLEAGGTNPTLYTLKRIADNLGITLCDIVNLEDKK